In one window of Neofelis nebulosa isolate mNeoNeb1 chromosome 15, mNeoNeb1.pri, whole genome shotgun sequence DNA:
- the PDC gene encoding phosducin, whose amino-acid sequence MEEAKSQSLEEDFEGQATHTGPKGVINDWRKFKLESEDSDSVPPSKKEILRQMSSPQSRDNKDSKERFSRKMSIQEYELIHRDKEDENCLRKYRRQCMQDMHQKLSFGPRYGFVYELETGEQFLETIEKEQKITTIVVHIYEDGIKGCDALNSSFTCLAVEYPMVKFCKIKASNTGARDRFSSDVLPTLLVYKGGELISNFISVSEQFAEEFFAGDVESFLNEYGLLPEREIHALDQTNMEEDIE is encoded by the exons ATGGAAGAAGCCAAAAGCCAAAGTTTGGAGGAAGACTTTGAAGGACAGGCTACCCATACAG gacCCAAAGGAGTAATAAATGATTGGAGAAAGTTTAAATTAGAGAGTGAAGACAGTGATTCAGTTCCACCAAGCAAGAAGGAGATTCTCAGACAAATGTCTTCTCCTCAGAGTAGAGATAACAAAGACTCAAAAGAAAGATTCAGCAGAAAG ATGAGCATTCAAGAATATGAACTAATCCACCGggacaaagaagatgaaaattgCCTTCGTAAATACCGGAGACAGTGTATGCAGGATATGCACCAGAAGCTGAGTTTTGGGCCTAGATATGGGTTTGTGTATGAGCTGGAAACTGGGGAGCAATTCCTGGAAACTAttgaaaaggagcagaaaatcACCACAATTGTTGTTCACATTTATGAAGATGGCATTAAGGGCTGTGATGCTCTAAACAGTAGCTTTACATGCCTTGCAGTTGAATACCCTATGGTCaagttttgtaaaataaaagctTCTAATACAGGTGCTAGGGACCGCTTTTCCTCAGATGTACTCCCCACACTGCTTGTCTACAAAGGTGGGGAACTCATAAGCAATTTTATTAGTGTTTCTGAACAGTTTGCAGAAGAATTTTTTGCTGGGGATGTGGAGTCTTTCCTAAATGAATATGGGTTACTACCTGAAAGAGAGATACATGCCCTAGATCAGACCAACATGGAGGAAGATATTGAATAA